In a genomic window of Columba livia isolate bColLiv1 breed racing homer chromosome 4, bColLiv1.pat.W.v2, whole genome shotgun sequence:
- the NKX6-1 gene encoding homeobox protein Nkx-6.1, with the protein MLALGQMDGAPRQGAFLLGSPPLAALHSMAEMKAPLYPTYPLPAGPASSSSASASPASASPSPPLGSPGLKAPAAAATGGLSTLGSAPPQLSAATPHGINDILSRPSMPLPGAALASASPSASSAAPAGLLAGLPRFGSLSPPPPPPPALYFSPGAAAAAAAVAAGRYPKPLAELPGRTPIFWPGVMQSPPWRDARLACAPHQGSILLDKDGKRKHTRPTFSGQQIFALEKTFEQTKYLAGPERARLAYSLGMTESQVKVWFQNRRTKWRKKHAAEMATAKKKQDSETERLKGASENEEEDDDYNKPLDPNSDDEKITQLLKKHKPGGGGLLLHPPEGEASA; encoded by the exons TGGCCGCCCTGCACAGCATGGCCGAGATGAAGGCGCCGCTGTACCCCACGTACCCCCTGCCCGCCGGgcccgcctcctcctcctctgcctccgCCTCGCCCGCCTCCGCTTCGCCCTCGCCGCCACTCGGTTCTCCCGGCCTCAAGgcgcccgctgccgccgccacGGGCGGACTCTCGACGCTGGGCTCGGCCCCGCCGCAGTTGTCGGCCGCCACCCCGCACGGCATCAACGACATCCTCAGCCGGCCCTCCATGCCCCTGCCGGGCGCCGCGCTCGCCTCCGCCTCGCCCTCCGCCTCCTCGGCGGCGCCCGCCGGGCTGCTGGCCGGTCTGCCCCGCTTCGGCAGCCTCAgtcccccgccgccgccgccgcccgccctcTACTTCAGCCCCGGcgcagcagccgccgccgctgccgtgGCCGCCGGACGCTACCCCAAGCcgctggcagagctgcccggCCGGACACCGATCTTCTGGCCAGGGGTGATGCAGAGCCCGCCCTGGAGGGACGCCCGCCTCGCCTGCGCCCCCC ATCAAGGCTCAATTTTGCTGGATAAGGACGGAAAGAGAAAACATACCAGACCCACTTTTTCTGGCCAGCAGATTTTCGCCCTGGAAAAGACTTTCGAGCAGACGAAATACCTGGCTGGCCCGGAGCGAGCCCGGCTGGCCTATTCGCTGGGAATGACGGAGAGCCAAGTCAAG GTCTGGTTCCAGAACCGACGGACCAAGTGGCGGAAGAAGCACGCGGCGGAGATGGCGACGGCGAAGAAGAAACAGGACTCAGAGACGGAGCGGCTGAAGGGCGCCTCGGAGAACGAGGAGGAGGACGACGACTACAACAAGCCCCTGGACCCCAACTCAGACGACGAAAAGATCACGCAGCTGCTGAAGAAACACAagccggggggcggcgggctgctgctgcaccccCCCGAAGGGGAGGCCTCCGCCTAG